A portion of the bacterium genome contains these proteins:
- a CDS encoding HPP family protein: MKKRLLSFSGKLRVPLAPVSRPVRNWKHAIWGFVAAAFGILAITGVAALSGHELLIGSFGASAVLLYGTPDSPLAQPRNVLGGHILSALVGCVMARFVGFGPLALAGAVGLAIVAMYLTHTTHPPGGATALIAVHDHAKWMFLLLPVAAGAVILVTIAVFANNIVNHRQYPKHWW; encoded by the coding sequence ATGAAAAAAAGGTTACTTAGTTTTTCAGGAAAACTCCGTGTGCCACTGGCCCCGGTGTCACGTCCAGTGCGGAACTGGAAGCATGCGATCTGGGGGTTTGTAGCCGCCGCATTCGGTATCCTGGCTATTACCGGCGTGGCGGCTCTTTCCGGCCATGAATTGTTGATCGGTTCATTTGGCGCTTCGGCGGTGCTTCTCTATGGGACACCTGATAGCCCTTTAGCACAACCTCGCAATGTGCTCGGTGGACATATCCTTTCTGCGCTGGTCGGTTGTGTTATGGCTAGGTTTGTCGGTTTCGGCCCGCTCGCTCTGGCCGGTGCGGTGGGGCTTGCCATTGTGGCGATGTATCTGACACATACGACGCATCCGCCTGGCGGTGCCACGGCGCTCATTGCCGTCCATGATCATGCGAAATGGATGTTTCTGCTGTTACCGGTTGCGGCGGGTGCGGTGATCCTGGTGACGATTGCGGTTTTCGCCAACAACATCGTCAATCATCGTCAATACCCAAAGCACTGGTGGTAA
- a CDS encoding PAS domain S-box protein, protein MSSDLLAHHTHPVETALLARELQYQTMLDSALDGFWVIDLQGRILDCNQACCELLGYDKTELLQHTIFDVAGEGAKEKFLARVLRIVTLGRERFETLHRRSDGRLIELEVSAHYVPHLDGRIYAFLHDITARKQAEVVQSRYALILQHARDAFLLITLDGRIIEANEAAQTLYHYTREQLLGLKIRDLRPDEAPEVIRHQMEEALASGVLFETWHKRKDGVLLPVEISSRGVQIAGEEVLLSVIRDISARKESEMALRQSEQQLRQAQKMAAIGTLAGGIAHDFNNMLFAITGFAAMALKQAENNQVLCGDLKQIMTASRHSSELVRQLLIFSRQTEQEHVAVAVTPIIKETCALLRATLPVTIHIALEIKTKHDVILTDPVQFQQIIMNLGTNACHAMRDRGGVMTLRLEEPGQVAYPAGVGAPEGWLRFSVQDTGCGIPSEHLERVFEPFFSTKAVGDGTGLGLSVVHGIVTASNGFIEVESTVGHGSTFKVYLPLLAATASAAEPKP, encoded by the coding sequence ATGAGTAGCGACCTGTTGGCACATCACACGCATCCAGTGGAAACCGCATTGCTTGCCCGTGAGCTGCAATATCAAACCATGCTTGACTCCGCTTTGGATGGTTTTTGGGTCATTGATCTTCAGGGTCGCATCCTTGACTGTAATCAGGCCTGTTGTGAGTTGCTTGGCTATGACAAAACTGAACTGCTCCAGCATACCATTTTCGATGTTGCCGGGGAGGGAGCCAAGGAGAAGTTCCTGGCCCGTGTGCTACGGATTGTAACCCTTGGCCGCGAGCGCTTTGAGACCCTCCACCGCCGCAGTGACGGTCGACTCATTGAATTGGAAGTAAGCGCCCATTACGTTCCGCACCTGGATGGCCGGATTTATGCATTCCTGCACGATATCACCGCGCGCAAACAGGCTGAAGTGGTCCAGAGCCGCTACGCACTGATCCTGCAACACGCCCGGGACGCATTTTTGCTCATCACGCTCGACGGCCGCATCATCGAAGCCAATGAGGCGGCGCAAACATTGTACCACTACACCCGGGAGCAATTACTCGGTTTGAAAATCCGGGATCTGCGACCTGATGAGGCCCCCGAAGTCATCCGGCATCAGATGGAGGAAGCGCTCGCCAGCGGCGTTCTTTTCGAGACCTGGCATAAACGCAAAGATGGCGTCCTGCTTCCCGTCGAAATCAGTTCCAGGGGGGTTCAGATCGCCGGCGAAGAAGTGCTGTTAAGCGTCATCCGCGACATCTCCGCCCGCAAAGAGTCCGAAATGGCATTACGGCAAAGCGAGCAGCAGTTGCGGCAGGCTCAGAAAATGGCAGCCATTGGGACCCTGGCCGGTGGTATTGCCCATGATTTCAACAATATGCTCTTTGCCATCACGGGTTTCGCCGCGATGGCACTGAAGCAGGCGGAAAACAATCAGGTGCTCTGCGGGGATTTGAAGCAAATCATGACGGCCAGCCGCCATTCTTCGGAACTGGTCAGACAACTGCTGATTTTCAGCCGGCAAACTGAACAGGAGCATGTCGCCGTCGCCGTTACGCCAATTATCAAGGAAACATGCGCCCTGCTTCGCGCCACTCTGCCTGTCACCATCCACATCGCGCTGGAGATAAAAACGAAACACGATGTGATCCTGACTGACCCGGTTCAGTTCCAACAGATCATTATGAATCTGGGCACAAATGCCTGCCACGCCATGCGTGACAGAGGCGGCGTCATGACCCTGCGCCTGGAGGAGCCGGGACAGGTCGCGTACCCCGCGGGAGTCGGCGCACCGGAGGGATGGTTACGGTTTTCCGTTCAGGATACCGGGTGTGGCATTCCGTCCGAGCACCTGGAGCGGGTATTTGAACCGTTTTTCTCGACCAAGGCTGTTGGCGACGGAACCGGGCTCGGGCTTTCGGTGGTACATGGGATCGTCACGGCCTCCAATGGCTTCATTGAAGTCGAGAGCACCGTCGGGCACGGCTCAACTTTCAAGGTCTATCTACCACTCCTTGCGGCCACCGCTTCGGCGGCTGAACCGAAACCCTGA
- a CDS encoding PAS domain S-box protein has protein sequence MSRQKTSLLKAILESPQGVIIFSLDSAYCYTEFTRSHVETMRGIWGVEIAIGQNMLEVITSLPDREKAKRNFDRALAGEFLLEMEEYGDHAHLRAYYENRYSPIFNAAGTVSGLSVFVIDITERKKAEVALRESEANFHAFFESMTDMLMVGTLDGQTLFTNPAVTQTLGYSPDELRGMHLLDLHSRTSAMEAEEIFAAMLRGERKTCPLPLACKDGRLVPVETRAWFGRWNGMECIFGISKNLTGDQEAHQRFERLFRNNPALMALSSLPEQRFSDVNDAFLKTLGYSWADIIGKTVADIGLFLHPEKQVMLADQLRTDGRISGFELQVRRKDGAILDGIFSGEIIRSQGRDFFLTVMDDITERKRSEEDKEKLRAQLVQAQKMESVGRLAGGVAHDFNNLLMGIMGYTELCRDSLPAEHPGRLHLDEIMQVSQRSADLTRQLLAFARKQVIAPRILDLNAAVEGMLGLLRRMMGEDLQLAWLPGTKLGAVKLDPSQIDQILANLCVNARDAIAGVGKITLETANVTLDQAYCAGHTGAVPGEYVRLTVRDDGCGMEEQVLAQIFEPFFTTKPVGEGTGLGLATVYGIVKQNNGYIDVTSRPGRGACFSIYLPRVNCEPTQSPGVLPAGAPHGRGETVMLVEDERSLREICRLYLERMGYKTLVAENPAVALDMAARHPETIHLLLTDVVMPGMNGRDLSKNMLRLYPQLKCLFMSGYSADLIARHGVLDEGMPFLAKPFSRDALARKVRDVLETP, from the coding sequence GTGTCACGACAAAAGACCTCCTTGCTCAAGGCCATCTTGGAGAGCCCTCAGGGGGTCATCATCTTCTCCCTGGATAGCGCCTACTGTTATACGGAATTCACCCGCTCCCATGTTGAGACGATGAGGGGAATCTGGGGCGTGGAGATTGCCATCGGCCAGAACATGCTGGAGGTCATCACCAGTTTACCGGACCGTGAAAAAGCCAAACGCAATTTCGACCGCGCCTTAGCCGGGGAGTTCCTGCTGGAGATGGAGGAATACGGGGATCACGCCCACCTCCGCGCCTATTATGAAAACCGTTATAGCCCCATTTTCAATGCCGCCGGTACGGTCTCGGGGTTATCCGTATTCGTGATCGACATCACCGAGCGCAAAAAAGCGGAGGTGGCATTACGGGAGAGTGAGGCCAATTTCCATGCGTTTTTCGAATCCATGACCGATATGCTCATGGTGGGCACACTGGATGGTCAGACGCTTTTCACCAACCCGGCTGTCACACAAACGCTGGGATACTCGCCGGATGAACTCCGGGGGATGCATCTGCTGGACTTGCATTCGCGGACCAGCGCCATGGAAGCGGAGGAAATCTTTGCGGCCATGCTCAGGGGTGAGCGAAAAACCTGCCCCCTGCCGCTGGCCTGCAAGGATGGGCGGCTCGTCCCGGTTGAGACTCGTGCCTGGTTCGGACGCTGGAACGGGATGGAGTGCATCTTCGGTATTTCCAAGAATTTGACCGGCGATCAGGAGGCTCATCAGCGCTTCGAACGCCTGTTTCGGAACAATCCGGCCCTGATGGCGCTCTCCTCGCTGCCGGAACAGCGTTTTTCAGATGTCAATGATGCCTTTCTCAAGACACTGGGCTACTCCTGGGCGGACATCATTGGCAAAACGGTTGCCGACATCGGGCTTTTTCTGCACCCGGAGAAACAGGTGATGCTGGCGGATCAGTTGCGAACGGATGGGCGTATCAGCGGCTTTGAATTGCAGGTCCGGCGCAAGGATGGGGCGATCCTTGACGGGATTTTCTCGGGTGAAATCATCCGCAGTCAGGGGCGGGATTTCTTCCTGACCGTCATGGACGATATTACTGAGCGCAAACGGTCGGAAGAGGACAAGGAGAAGCTGCGGGCTCAACTCGTGCAGGCCCAGAAGATGGAGTCGGTAGGGCGTCTGGCCGGGGGCGTGGCGCACGACTTTAATAATCTGCTGATGGGCATCATGGGGTACACCGAACTTTGCAGGGATAGCCTGCCGGCGGAGCACCCCGGCCGCCTCCATTTGGATGAGATCATGCAGGTATCACAGCGCTCCGCCGATCTTACCCGGCAACTGCTGGCCTTTGCCCGTAAACAAGTCATCGCGCCGAGGATTCTGGACCTGAATGCGGCCGTGGAAGGGATGCTCGGCCTGTTGCGGCGGATGATGGGTGAGGACCTCCAATTGGCCTGGCTGCCGGGCACCAAGCTCGGGGCGGTGAAACTTGATCCCTCGCAGATTGACCAGATTCTGGCGAACCTGTGCGTCAATGCCCGGGACGCGATTGCCGGTGTCGGCAAAATCACCCTTGAAACCGCTAATGTCACACTCGATCAAGCCTACTGCGCCGGACATACGGGGGCCGTGCCGGGTGAGTATGTGCGGCTGACGGTCCGCGATGATGGCTGCGGCATGGAGGAACAGGTGCTGGCACAAATCTTTGAACCGTTTTTCACGACCAAGCCGGTCGGTGAAGGCACCGGGCTGGGTTTGGCTACCGTCTATGGCATCGTCAAACAGAATAACGGTTACATTGACGTGACCAGTAGGCCGGGCAGAGGGGCGTGTTTCAGCATCTACCTGCCGCGGGTCAATTGCGAGCCGACCCAATCACCCGGTGTCCTCCCTGCAGGCGCACCTCACGGGCGGGGAGAAACCGTCATGCTGGTGGAGGACGAAAGATCGCTTCGCGAGATCTGCCGGTTATACCTTGAGCGGATGGGGTACAAAACGTTGGTGGCGGAGAACCCTGCGGTTGCTCTCGATATGGCGGCCCGGCATCCGGAAACTATCCATTTACTGCTGACAGACGTGGTCATGCCCGGGATGAACGGCCGGGACCTGTCGAAAAACATGCTGCGACTTTATCCGCAATTAAAGTGCCTCTTCATGTCCGGCTACTCGGCCGATCTCATTGCCCGTCACGGTGTGCTGGACGAGGGCATGCCGTTCCTGGCGAAACCTTTTTCTCGCGACGCCCTTGCCCGTAAGGTGCGTGATGTGCTGGAGACTCCATGA
- a CDS encoding response regulator transcription factor, whose translation MKPIRVAIVEDEVLVASMLSAWVSRNEHFTFAGAAHNGREGLQLCLQTRPDVALIDVMMPDMDGIALAEALMKEVPGIKIVILSARLDPYCIHRIQRLGIPGYVDKSSTPDVVTEAILAVARGETFQTPGYSARLQHLRSDPVAFFKILSGREVDVLRLLTKGYNLEQIGKQMGVTFHTARTHLRNIRKKLDVHNTLELLSHAKKNGFF comes from the coding sequence GTGAAACCGATTCGAGTTGCGATTGTTGAGGATGAGGTCCTCGTTGCCAGCATGCTTTCAGCCTGGGTGAGCCGGAACGAACATTTCACCTTTGCCGGAGCAGCCCACAATGGCCGGGAAGGGTTACAACTCTGCCTTCAGACTAGACCGGATGTGGCGCTCATTGATGTGATGATGCCGGACATGGACGGTATCGCGCTGGCTGAAGCGCTTATGAAGGAAGTCCCCGGAATCAAGATTGTCATTTTGTCCGCCCGTTTAGATCCCTACTGCATCCATCGCATCCAGCGTTTGGGGATTCCCGGCTATGTTGATAAATCCAGCACCCCCGACGTGGTGACCGAGGCCATTCTGGCGGTGGCCCGCGGTGAGACGTTTCAGACCCCGGGCTATTCCGCCCGGTTGCAGCATCTCCGAAGTGATCCTGTCGCTTTTTTTAAAATCCTCTCCGGACGGGAGGTTGATGTTTTGAGATTGCTTACCAAGGGATACAATTTGGAGCAAATCGGCAAACAGATGGGAGTCACCTTCCACACGGCTCGCACACACCTGCGCAACATCCGGAAAAAACTGGATGTTCACAACACGCTGGAGCTTCTGTCACACGCCAAGAAAAACGGCTTTTTCTGA
- a CDS encoding choice-of-anchor tandem repeat GloVer-containing protein, with translation MNPLQRLMLFVLLCAIQGVQGQDLTNLYSFSDAAGQYPVAGLTLAGTKLYGTTSQGGDYTCGTIFSVNPDGSGFTVLHAFSGADGAQPAGQLLVSGSTLYGVTQNGGDSYNGTVFAIGTDGTGYTNLFSFSGSDGANPLGGLVLSGGVLYGTASSGGANWYGVVFSVNVDGTGYVDLHDFSGVDGQNPIGEMVLDGSTLYGVTQNGGDNSSGNLFAIGTDGSGCTNLHSFNGTDGANPLGGVVLSGGTLSGTTSSGGANGCGVVFSVNVDGTGYVDLHDFTWGDGQSPAGRLAVYTNALHAVAFGTASSGGGAGQGVIFQVNLDGSDFRDLYQFTGGDNGGSPQGALSLSAEGLLYGTTFSGGTHGNGSVYSLAIPVLPLADVIITTPATDSLALDAGGTVQGIVTAISPVTGVYYSFNGGSWTLASTTDGWSNWSASVTYTTGTNILSAYAMGTNGPISLTNSIRVSFGVLYPLHVFGSGDDGGGPSTGLLELGGKFYGICRFGGSSGLGTVFSVNTDGSGYAELHSFSGDADGSAPQGKLAVSGNTLYGTTLYGGSNYCGTVFSLHDDGSHYTILRVFADSDGAYPQAGVIISNDVLYGTTSNGGQNERGTVFALNVTNLTFNTLHKFTGGPDGRNPLSGLTLSSNGLYGTTSSGGTAGCGTVFSLQTDGSGFAVLHHFQGNPDGNRPQGGLLISEARLYGTTFYGGVDDNGTVYAVNLDGSGYSVLYRFKGNPDGSIPQGDLLLKGGLLFGITSFGGAGGAGTIFVIDTEGTFYGRLWDFNNTAANPEAGLVLSGSTLYGTTTWGGAGGQGVLFMLDSAVYSPMMTSPAANELVFHASGFISGSQITNLLNTNASVARVYYSLNGGTWAVAGTTNGWSDWTIATGFIFVTNTLALYAADDLGHQSPIATYPFYHTHFMRPMAQASIFASGYVIGGTAETNVPVAGVYYSLNGGEWNLAATTNGWYDWYSPVAPVLSPGINTLSAYVKDTLGNNEATNTIQTLFVVSPVIRNFGGVMESPKGHLEQLDGKIYGMAGNYLYSINVDGTGFGQVNSNAIDPAVWGVVSDGSRLYGSTGSKVFAINTDGSGYATLLTGLQGAAGLAVSGDTLYGVTDDGDPAGGVGPGTVFSVQTDGSGFARLHAFRGSDGDSPRAAVIVDRDTIYGTTTGGGTNGSGTVFSMKTNGAAFTVLANIPGDGITSESALTLDGDTLYGVCQGNSSGKVFAVKTNVTGFTTLYQYPSSLGGFSGQKGALAVVGSALYAAQVDSGFCGKGLLYSIRTNGTGYTEIYHFAGTPDGDYPNSDLLLVSNQIYGVTEQGGINDSGAFYVVNLPNELTATNLTFYRNYQIAWQLRVSDLFANVGNSASLSFDLASIGTSTNGIVPAVSGGYLQYSNPNLVDDLFTYTVTNCLGGNATGVITLKAVSAQLPGGIVNQLGVDGGVATISFCGVPVLLYQVQVSTDLVSWTTLETTNAPPSGRFQYIDLDPPWPCGFYRLNWNGD, from the coding sequence ATGAATCCACTTCAACGACTGATGTTGTTCGTCCTGTTGTGCGCGATTCAAGGGGTTCAGGGGCAGGACTTAACAAATCTCTATAGTTTCAGTGATGCTGCGGGACAGTATCCTGTGGCCGGCTTGACGCTAGCGGGCACCAAGTTGTACGGGACAACCAGTCAAGGTGGCGATTACACCTGCGGAACAATCTTCTCGGTAAATCCGGATGGGTCAGGATTCACCGTCCTGCACGCGTTCAGCGGTGCCGATGGCGCCCAACCTGCAGGGCAACTGCTGGTGTCTGGCAGCACGCTCTATGGTGTTACACAAAACGGTGGGGATAGCTACAACGGCACCGTGTTCGCGATTGGCACGGACGGAACCGGCTACACCAATCTTTTCAGTTTCAGCGGCTCGGATGGCGCGAATCCTCTTGGTGGATTGGTGTTATCGGGCGGAGTGTTGTATGGCACCGCCTCATCCGGCGGTGCGAACTGGTACGGGGTGGTGTTCTCGGTCAATGTGGATGGGACCGGATACGTGGATCTGCATGATTTTTCCGGCGTTGACGGGCAGAATCCGATAGGGGAAATGGTGTTGGATGGAAGCACGCTCTATGGCGTCACACAAAACGGCGGGGATAACTCAAGTGGTAATCTATTCGCGATCGGAACGGACGGAAGCGGTTGTACCAATCTTCACAGTTTCAACGGTACGGATGGTGCGAATCCTCTTGGGGGGGTGGTATTGTCAGGCGGAACGTTGAGTGGTACCACCTCATCCGGCGGAGCGAACGGGTGCGGGGTAGTGTTCTCGGTCAATGTGGACGGGACCGGATACGTGGATCTGCATGACTTTACCTGGGGGGATGGACAGAGTCCGGCAGGCAGACTGGCGGTCTATACCAATGCATTGCACGCCGTCGCCTTTGGCACCGCCAGTTCCGGGGGAGGGGCAGGACAAGGGGTTATTTTTCAGGTCAACCTGGATGGCTCCGACTTCAGGGATCTGTATCAGTTTACAGGGGGGGATAACGGGGGCAGTCCGCAAGGTGCGCTGAGTCTGTCGGCAGAGGGGTTGCTGTATGGCACCACTTTTTCCGGGGGTACCCATGGCAATGGATCGGTTTACTCGTTGGCGATCCCCGTATTGCCGCTGGCCGATGTGATCATCACGACGCCCGCAACCGACAGCCTGGCCCTTGATGCCGGGGGGACCGTCCAGGGCATAGTCACGGCAATCTCGCCGGTGACCGGCGTGTACTATTCGTTCAATGGAGGCAGTTGGACGCTTGCGTCCACGACGGACGGGTGGAGTAACTGGTCGGCATCGGTGACCTATACCACGGGCACCAACATCCTATCCGCTTATGCCATGGGGACTAACGGTCCCATCTCCCTCACGAACAGCATCCGGGTGTCGTTCGGCGTCCTGTATCCTCTCCATGTGTTTGGTTCCGGGGACGATGGGGGCGGTCCCAGTACAGGCTTGTTGGAACTGGGAGGGAAATTCTACGGCATATGCAGGTTTGGAGGGAGTTCTGGACTGGGGACGGTCTTCAGCGTCAACACGGATGGTTCCGGATATGCTGAACTTCATAGTTTTTCCGGAGACGCGGACGGCAGTGCTCCTCAGGGGAAGTTGGCGGTGAGCGGCAATACGCTGTATGGAACGACCCTATACGGGGGCTCGAATTACTGCGGCACGGTGTTCTCCCTTCACGATGACGGCTCGCACTATACGATCCTCCGCGTTTTTGCAGACAGCGACGGCGCCTATCCGCAGGCAGGCGTGATCATTTCCAATGATGTCCTCTATGGCACAACGTCGAATGGCGGTCAGAACGAGCGCGGCACGGTGTTCGCCCTGAATGTGACCAATCTGACGTTCAACACGCTTCACAAGTTTACGGGGGGTCCTGATGGGCGCAATCCGTTGAGCGGCCTGACGTTGTCATCGAATGGGCTATACGGCACCACCTCGTCCGGAGGAACTGCCGGCTGCGGTACCGTCTTCAGCCTTCAAACGGATGGGAGTGGATTCGCTGTGTTGCACCACTTCCAGGGGAATCCGGACGGGAATCGCCCTCAAGGCGGCCTGCTGATCTCGGAGGCACGGCTCTACGGTACGACTTTTTACGGAGGGGTGGACGATAATGGCACGGTGTACGCCGTGAACTTGGATGGATCGGGATATTCCGTGCTCTATCGCTTCAAGGGCAATCCTGACGGGAGTATTCCACAAGGGGATCTGCTGCTGAAGGGAGGCCTGTTGTTTGGAATTACCTCGTTCGGCGGTGCGGGCGGTGCGGGGACGATCTTTGTGATCGACACAGAAGGGACGTTTTATGGCCGGCTATGGGATTTCAATAATACGGCGGCGAACCCGGAGGCCGGATTGGTTCTGTCAGGCTCGACCCTTTACGGGACGACCACATGGGGCGGTGCGGGCGGCCAGGGGGTGTTGTTCATGCTGGACAGTGCGGTCTACAGTCCAATGATGACAAGCCCGGCGGCCAACGAATTGGTCTTCCACGCCAGCGGATTCATCAGCGGCAGCCAGATCACCAATCTGTTGAACACGAATGCTTCGGTGGCGAGAGTCTATTACTCCTTGAACGGCGGCACATGGGCTGTGGCGGGCACTACCAACGGGTGGAGCGACTGGACGATCGCGACGGGCTTTATTTTCGTGACAAACACCCTGGCGTTGTACGCGGCGGATGACCTTGGGCACCAATCTCCGATTGCCACATATCCCTTCTATCACACGCATTTCATGAGACCGATGGCGCAGGCGTCCATTTTCGCTAGCGGCTATGTTATCGGAGGTACCGCAGAGACCAATGTTCCGGTTGCCGGGGTGTATTATTCCCTGAATGGAGGGGAGTGGAACCTGGCCGCAACCACGAACGGCTGGTATGATTGGTATTCCCCCGTGGCGCCCGTCCTGAGTCCGGGAATCAACACCCTCTCCGCGTATGTAAAGGACACTTTGGGTAACAATGAAGCCACGAATACCATCCAGACCCTGTTTGTGGTGAGCCCGGTGATCCGCAACTTTGGCGGTGTCATGGAGTCCCCTAAAGGGCACTTGGAGCAATTGGACGGCAAGATCTACGGCATGGCGGGAAATTACCTCTATTCCATCAATGTGGATGGGACGGGGTTTGGCCAGGTGAACAGTAATGCCATCGATCCAGCGGTGTGGGGGGTGGTCAGTGACGGCAGTCGGCTCTACGGTTCAACCGGGAGCAAGGTATTTGCCATCAATACCGATGGGAGCGGGTATGCGACACTGTTGACCGGTCTACAAGGGGCGGCCGGGCTGGCGGTTTCGGGCGACACCTTGTACGGGGTGACGGATGATGGCGATCCGGCGGGTGGGGTGGGGCCCGGCACGGTGTTCAGTGTGCAGACTGATGGCAGTGGATTTGCCCGGTTACATGCCTTCCGCGGCAGCGATGGCGACAGCCCCAGGGCGGCGGTGATTGTGGACCGCGATACGATCTACGGAACGACGACCGGTGGCGGCACGAACGGGTCCGGTACGGTGTTTTCCATGAAGACCAATGGCGCGGCCTTCACGGTGCTGGCCAACATCCCCGGGGATGGGATTACCAGCGAGAGCGCGCTGACCCTGGACGGCGATACCCTGTACGGAGTTTGCCAGGGCAACAGCAGCGGCAAGGTCTTTGCCGTGAAGACCAATGTCACCGGCTTCACCACCTTGTACCAATATCCCTCCTCGCTGGGTGGTTTCAGCGGCCAGAAGGGCGCCTTGGCCGTGGTGGGATCTGCCTTGTACGCCGCCCAGGTCGATAGCGGTTTTTGTGGCAAGGGGCTGTTGTATTCCATTCGGACCAACGGCACGGGGTACACAGAGATCTACCATTTTGCCGGAACTCCAGACGGCGACTATCCGAATTCCGACTTGTTATTGGTGAGCAACCAAATCTATGGCGTGACCGAGCAAGGCGGCATCAACGATAGTGGCGCCTTCTATGTGGTGAACCTCCCCAATGAACTGACGGCGACCAACCTGACCTTCTACCGCAACTACCAGATCGCCTGGCAACTCCGGGTCAGTGATCTGTTCGCGAATGTGGGCAACAGCGCGAGTTTGTCCTTCGACCTCGCCTCCATCGGCACGAGCACCAACGGCATTGTTCCCGCGGTGTCCGGCGGCTACCTTCAATACTCCAATCCCAATCTGGTGGATGATCTGTTCACCTACACGGTGACCAACTGCCTCGGAGGTAACGCCACGGGAGTGATTACCCTGAAGGCCGTTTCCGCGCAACTGCCGGGCGGTATCGTCAACCAACTGGGCGTTGACGGCGGCGTTGCCACGATTTCATTCTGCGGCGTCCCTGTGTTGCTTTACCAGGTGCAGGTCTCGACCGATCTGGTCAGTTGGACGACACTGGAAACGACGAACGCCCCGCCCAGCGGACGGTTCCAGTACATCGACCTCGATCCGCCGTGGCCTTGTGGTTTCTACAGGCTTAACTGGAATGGAGACTGA